Below is a window of Candidatus Nitrosotenuis uzonensis DNA.
TAAAACAACAAGAAATGTAGGATTAGAGGATCTAAAGCGTTGCTTTCCATCACACAGTAATGGCGATGTGGACAAGAAGCTAAAGAAACTGGTAAGGAGAACTTTGTCTTACAGCACACCACATCGTATGGCCCTCAATACGCCCTGAACCCCCAGCGATTGCAGGATGTAATAGATGAGCTTGACAATACCAAATGATCTTATGTTCTTTTGAACAACAGTCGTCTTAAGTCTTAGAAGACGCTCTTTTTGGATACGATGTATGAGAAACGTGAGATTGGCCAGCGTTGATGATTATCTTGCCTTGATTTTCTTGTAAGCAGCCTTCTCAAGCCTGTTCATTATTCCAAGACCGATGCCCTTCTTTGGAACTGCCTGCACCAAAATCACATCAATTTTCTTTGAATCAAATTCCCTAAAGACTCCGAACAAACTGGCGGCAAATTTCTGATAGCTTGGACCCACAATCTTTATCGCATCGGCGTTATACCTTGCTTTCGTAATGCAGACGATGCCTACTCTTTTCTGCTGCTTTTTTAATTCTCTTGTAAGCCTGATAATCTTCTGAGAGACCTTGCTTTCAGATCCTTCAACCAATATCACTTGAGCGTCGGGGGAATAGTGTTTGTATTTCATTCCTGGCGAGCGATAAACGATTTTTGCTTTTTTCCCCCTGAGTACAGGATGAATCTTTATCTTTCCCAACTCCTTCTGAAGCTGCTCAACGCTCACACCTCCTGGACGAAGAAGGATCGGCGTCTTTGCTGTAAGATCTATTACAGTCGATTCGATCCCAATCTTTGTGCTGCCACCGTCCAGTATCAAGCCTATTCTTCCATCCATATCTTCTAGTACATGCTCTGCAGTGGTGGGACTGGGCCTGCCAAAATAATTTGCCGATGGTGCAGCAATGGGAGTGTGCGCTTCCCTGATCAGCAACGTGGCAATAAAATTCTCTGGCATTCGAATCGCCACGGTGTCCAATCCGCCAGTTGTTATCTTTGGAACAATCTTGGATTTTTTTAAAACCACAGTAAGCGGTCCGGGCCAAAACCTTCTTGAAATCTTCTTCATTACATTGGGTATGTCTACTGCAAGTTTAGCAAGATCGTCCTCATCTGAAATGTGAACAATTAACGGATTATCCGACGGTCTCCCCTTTGCAACAAAGATCTTCTTTACGGCCCTTGCGTTGAGCGCGTCGGCGCCAAGCCCGTAGACCGTCTCGGTGGGAAATGCGACAACGCCTCCGCTCCTGATTAGTTTTGCAGCCTCCCTAATCTTTGTCAGCTCTGGCTTTTTTGGATTGACTCTCTGAATCTTGGTGCGCATTTTGTTGACTTTAAGGCAGATCGACGCTCGAATTAAACTATGGACTTTTAAGTAAATTTCCCGCCATTCATACAATGAAAGTCGACGCAAAAAAAATCGCACTAGAGAGAATGTCTGTACTAATGAGACAGGCAGTGCTAAATGCCAGAAAGAATCCTGCACTAGCACAAAGACAGGCTGGACTGGCAAAGCGGATAAGCACAAAATACAGGGTGAAGATGCCCTATGAGATTAAAATGAACTTTTGCAAAAAATGCAAGATGTTCATAGTGCCTGGCATGACCTCAAGGATAAGGCTTGGCAGGTCCACGCTCAAGTCAATTAGGATAACGTGTTCCTATTGCAACCACACCTACAGAAAAGTGATTCCTGCTAGGTCTTCAAAAGCCCACTCTGACAAAGTACCTTTATAAGACGATTTACAAGTCTGACTTTCACATGGCAAAAGTCTATGATGTCCCAGCAGATATTCTGATAACACGCTTGGCGCAGATACTCAAAAGTGAAAACATTGCCAAACCAGAGTGGACTAACTTTGTCAAGACAGGCTCCCACGTACAAAGACCGCCACACGAGAAAGACTGGTGGTATACGAGATGTGCATCTGTATTCAGAAAAATATACCTGCACGGGCCAATAGGAATAAACGATCTTAGATCAGAGTATGGAGGCTCCAAGGCAGTAGGATACGCGTTCTCGCATCACCGCGATGCAGGAGGGGCAATAATCCGTCACGCAATACACGAGCTTGAAAAACTTGGTTATGTGGAAAAAGTCGCAGGAAAAGGCCGGGTCGTCTCACATCAAGGAATGAAAAAGCTTGACAGACTTGCCTCTGAAATAATAGACGAATTAGCAGCACAAAACCCGATTCTTAAAGTCTATTCATAGTGAATCACTATGGACTATGAGCAAGATCCACCAAATCCTCAACAGGAAGCACAGATCGCAGCCCAAAAAGAGATTATACTAAAACAACTTCTCTCGCCTGAGGCACGGCTGCGACTAAACAACGTAAGAATGGTAAAGCCTGAACTGGCAGCTCTTGTAGAAAACTATCTGATAGGAATGGCCTCGCAGGGAAGACTACACTCACAGATCTCCGATGAGCAGCTAAAGCAAATTCTAATGTCTGTTCAGCAGCCAAAACGAGACTTCAAAATCAACAGGCGCTAGTCAAGAAAATATAATTAGGGGTTAACTAGGATCCAATTCATGAAAGCGCTAGTCTATGAAGAATATGCTCCTGACGATAATTATGCAAAAATCCTCAAAGTTAAAGAAATACCAGATCCAAAACCAAAAGCTAATGAAGTTGTTTTAAAACTAAAGGCCGCAGCTCTGAACTATAATGACCTGTGGGGGATGAGGGGACAGCCTATCGCAATCCCACTGCCTCACATATCCGGTTCTGATGCAGCAGGCGAAGTAGTTGCAGTAGGTGAAGATGTGACAAACTTCAAGGTAGGAGACAAAGTTGTATCTCATTCAAATCTTGCGTGCAGAACTTGTGAACTATGTACGTCTGGTAGAGAATATGACTGTACAAAAAGACAAGTTTGGGGATTCCAAACGGGCCCATTATGGGGTGCATACAGTGAACTTGTGCATCTGCCAGAAACAAATGTCTCAAAAATTCCAGAAGGAGTTAGCTTTGAAGCGGCAGCAGCTGCATCCATGACTATTCTTACATCATGGCATATGCTAGTGGGTAGAGCAAAGATTGTACCTGGACAGATAGTGTTGATAATGGGTGGTGGCTCTGGTGTTGGAAGCTTTGGCATTCAGATTGCAAAGTTATACAACTGTCATGTAATTGCAACTGCAAGTAAGGACAAGCTGGAAAAATGTCTAAAATTAGGAGCAGACTATGCAGTGGATCATCGAAAGGAAGACTGGTCTAAGGAAGTCTATAAAATAACCAAGGATATAGCCGCAAAAGAAGGTAGAAGGACTGGCATTGACGTTGCATTTGATCACATTGGAGAGACTCACTTTAACAAACAGCTAACACTGTTGAACTATGGTGGAACCTTGGTATCATGTGGAGCGACAACCGGTTATGATGCAAAAATTGATCTCCGACACATCTTCTTTAAGGGAATCAATGTGTTAGGTTCTACGCAGGGAACCAAAGCAGAAATGGAAGCAGGATTGTACTGGATGGGTAAAGGCAAGATAAAAGCTGAAATAGACTCGATATATCCATTTGAGCAAGCTGCCGAAGCTCACACCAAGATGCTAAAAGGCAACTTCTTTGGCAAAATCTTAATGAAGCCAGAAGGCGCCTAGTCATTAAATGGCTGGGCTCTTTCGAAGCCTCCTGTTCGTTCCGGGAAACAATCCAAGATTTTTAGAAAAGGCAAAGACCATTCAAGCCGACATAATATGTTTTGATCTTGAGGATTCGGTGCCAGATACTGAGAAGGAGAACGCAAGAAAGCTTATAAAAAAAGCACTGAACTCGCGCTCAGAGTATGCCTCAAGCGTATACGTCCGTACAAATGCCCCCTCGTCAGGAAAAATTCCGGATGATCTTGAGCAGATAGTGCAAAAAGGACTAGACGGGATCGTAATACCAAAGGTAGATTCAGCCAAAGACGTACTTAAAATAAAAAAAATGCTTGCCAACCTTGAAAAAAAACGCAAGATCGACCAGCTAGCAATAATTCCATCAATAGAGTCCTCTCTTGGCGTGGTAAATACATATGAAATTGCCTCGTCCAGCAAGCGCGTTGCCGCAGTCATATTCGGCGTCTTTGATCTGCTAAACGATATGGGAATAGAATACAAAAAGCAAGCAGAAGGCGCCAAATATGCACGTGCAAAAATCCCGCTTGATGCAAGGGCAGCAGGAGTCTATGCAATAGATGCAATATGGCAAGACCTGCAGGACAAAGACGGCCTGTTGCAGGACTGCATCACAGGCAAGAGCCTTGGATATGTTGGAAAAAGCATCATACACCCTGACCAGATTCCGGTTGCCCACGGGGCATTTGCACCAAACAAGGCAGAGCTAGAATGGGCAAATAAGGTATGTCAGGCGTATGTTGAATCCACAAAAAAAGGCAGAGGTGCTACAGTAGTTGATGGCAAGATGATAGACGAAGTGCATTACAAGCAGGCAAGAGCACTATTGGATATTGCCAAAATCAACTAACATGGTGCTAACTCTTCGTTATTCAAATTCCAATTAAAAACACTCAAACTACCACGTTCGTATATTGAAAAAACATGTGGCCATAATTGGAGCTGGAATAAGTGGACTGTGTACTGGCGCGCTTCTTGCAAAGGAAGGAATTGAGGTAACAATATTCGAAAAATCTGCAAGAGTGGGCGGCAGAACAATCTCAACGCAATTTCGTGGCCATATACTTGATAACGGATTTCATATAATGCCGTTCTACAAGACATCATCGGTTTATACAATTCTTGCAGATATTGGAGTATTAGGAAGAATTCCACTTGCAAAGGTACATGATATATCATTCTATCAGAACGGTCAATTTCATAGATATCCAAAAGGACTTGGCGATATACTGCGCATGTCTCTTTTGCCTCTCAAAAGCAAGATTTCGCTTTTGAGAATACTGATTCCAATGGCATTTTCATCAATAAAAAGATCAGAGAAACTGGACGATCAATCACTTGATAGTATAATATCCAAGCTCGAACCAAGGGCAAAGTCGTTTTTTGATGCAGTATGTATGCTTGCGTTTGCTGATACACCAGATCGAGTAGCCCTTGGGGAGTTTGTAAGGACGATAATACGAGCAAACCCGTTACGGGGTGGAACAAGCGAGTTTGCCTATCCCAGTGAAGGCGGTTACGATACCATCTGCAAGGTCCTTGCATCATACATATTGGAGCAGGGAGGCAAGATACACTTCAATAGAAAAATAACCAAGGTACAGATAAAAGATGGCGTAATCAGGGGAATAGTGGAAGCAGGCGGAGGTATCACTGAGGTTGACTGTGTGGTGATCTCATATCCTGCATATCTTGCGGTGCACGATCTGTTTGAGGAACAAATACTTGATGCAGAGTTTCTAAACTGGCTTGATCGCCTTCACAAGACGACGTCAGTGGTAGAAGTTCATTTTTGTCTTGCAGAAAAGATAGATACAAG
It encodes the following:
- a CDS encoding ribonuclease P protein component 4, which produces MKVDAKKIALERMSVLMRQAVLNARKNPALAQRQAGLAKRISTKYRVKMPYEIKMNFCKKCKMFIVPGMTSRIRLGRSTLKSIRITCSYCNHTYRKVIPARSSKAHSDKVPL
- a CDS encoding HpcH/HpaI aldolase/citrate lyase family protein; translation: MAGLFRSLLFVPGNNPRFLEKAKTIQADIICFDLEDSVPDTEKENARKLIKKALNSRSEYASSVYVRTNAPSSGKIPDDLEQIVQKGLDGIVIPKVDSAKDVLKIKKMLANLEKKRKIDQLAIIPSIESSLGVVNTYEIASSSKRVAAVIFGVFDLLNDMGIEYKKQAEGAKYARAKIPLDARAAGVYAIDAIWQDLQDKDGLLQDCITGKSLGYVGKSIIHPDQIPVAHGAFAPNKAELEWANKVCQAYVESTKKGRGATVVDGKMIDEVHYKQARALLDIAKIN
- a CDS encoding 30S ribosomal protein S19e yields the protein MAKVYDVPADILITRLAQILKSENIAKPEWTNFVKTGSHVQRPPHEKDWWYTRCASVFRKIYLHGPIGINDLRSEYGGSKAVGYAFSHHRDAGGAIIRHAIHELEKLGYVEKVAGKGRVVSHQGMKKLDRLASEIIDELAAQNPILKVYS
- a CDS encoding protoporphyrinogen/coproporphyrinogen oxidase, whose protein sequence is MKKHVAIIGAGISGLCTGALLAKEGIEVTIFEKSARVGGRTISTQFRGHILDNGFHIMPFYKTSSVYTILADIGVLGRIPLAKVHDISFYQNGQFHRYPKGLGDILRMSLLPLKSKISLLRILIPMAFSSIKRSEKLDDQSLDSIISKLEPRAKSFFDAVCMLAFADTPDRVALGEFVRTIIRANPLRGGTSEFAYPSEGGYDTICKVLASYILEQGGKIHFNRKITKVQIKDGVIRGIVEAGGGITEVDCVVISYPAYLAVHDLFEEQILDAEFLNWLDRLHKTTSVVEVHFCLAEKIDTRQIVFPINSGCTAKGIFFVSNISPSVSPPGQQLIMAGTPVSQEYADDANKIREITKKMKMELANMYPAFERSLLWERPMSWKLVEAVVKEPGMVWKKKAPHQISGINGLFFVGDSTVSYGIGTDSAAHSSLLCHPKILSYLKG
- a CDS encoding zinc-binding dehydrogenase, with the protein product MKALVYEEYAPDDNYAKILKVKEIPDPKPKANEVVLKLKAAALNYNDLWGMRGQPIAIPLPHISGSDAAGEVVAVGEDVTNFKVGDKVVSHSNLACRTCELCTSGREYDCTKRQVWGFQTGPLWGAYSELVHLPETNVSKIPEGVSFEAAAAASMTILTSWHMLVGRAKIVPGQIVLIMGGGSGVGSFGIQIAKLYNCHVIATASKDKLEKCLKLGADYAVDHRKEDWSKEVYKITKDIAAKEGRRTGIDVAFDHIGETHFNKQLTLLNYGGTLVSCGATTGYDAKIDLRHIFFKGINVLGSTQGTKAEMEAGLYWMGKGKIKAEIDSIYPFEQAAEAHTKMLKGNFFGKILMKPEGA
- a CDS encoding L-threonylcarbamoyladenylate synthase, with amino-acid sequence MRTKIQRVNPKKPELTKIREAAKLIRSGGVVAFPTETVYGLGADALNARAVKKIFVAKGRPSDNPLIVHISDEDDLAKLAVDIPNVMKKISRRFWPGPLTVVLKKSKIVPKITTGGLDTVAIRMPENFIATLLIREAHTPIAAPSANYFGRPSPTTAEHVLEDMDGRIGLILDGGSTKIGIESTVIDLTAKTPILLRPGGVSVEQLQKELGKIKIHPVLRGKKAKIVYRSPGMKYKHYSPDAQVILVEGSESKVSQKIIRLTRELKKQQKRVGIVCITKARYNADAIKIVGPSYQKFAASLFGVFREFDSKKIDVILVQAVPKKGIGLGIMNRLEKAAYKKIKAR
- a CDS encoding DNA-binding protein, which encodes MDYEQDPPNPQQEAQIAAQKEIILKQLLSPEARLRLNNVRMVKPELAALVENYLIGMASQGRLHSQISDEQLKQILMSVQQPKRDFKINRR